A single window of Solenopsis invicta isolate M01_SB chromosome 3, UNIL_Sinv_3.0, whole genome shotgun sequence DNA harbors:
- the LOC105204680 gene encoding uncharacterized protein LOC105204680 isoform X1, with protein sequence MRCLFAIILAATILLVAAEGKAVPTEGEQSGTQPQLSDYIRDAQTAISSLGTQIQEHLNLPNQEELANTFKEQSTNFANNVQAYLQNITDEVKAKSPELEDFWTNMKTKLSEAVDNLHINPETTEQVNQLRAKFQEGVQTLVTESENAAKTISENSGKVQESIAKITKQAIDIAVKASQNLNQQLQQATTPQP encoded by the exons ATGAGGTGCTTATTCGCGATTATTCTAGCCGCGACTATCCTTTTGGTCGCGGCAGAGGGCAAGGCTGTTCCAACCGAGGGCGAGCAGTCAGGCACGCAACCCCAATTGTCGGATTACATCCGGGACGCCCAAACTGCCATCAGCAGCTTGGGCACTCAGATTCAGGAGCATCTCAACTTGCCTAACCAAGAGGAACTTGCCAATACCTTCAAGGAGCAGAGCACCAATTTCGCCAACAATGTTCAGGCGTACCTGCAAAACATAACCGACGAG GTCAAGGCCAAGAGTCCTGAATTGGAAGATTTCTGGACAAATATGAAGACCAAACTGTCCGAAGCTGTCGACAATTTACATATCAATCCCGAAACGACGGAGCAAGTGAATCAGCTGCGCGCCAAGTTTCAAGAGGGCGTACAGACTCTCGTAACGGAATCGGAGAACGCCGCCAAGACCATCAGTGAGAATTCCGGCAAGGTTCAAGAGAGTATCGCCAAGATTACCAAGCAGGCGATCGACATCGCTGTGAAAGCTTCGCAAAACTTGAACCAACAGTTGCAGCAGGCTACGACGCCGCAACCATAA
- the LOC105204680 gene encoding splicing factor 3B subunit 4 isoform X2 translates to MRCLFAIILAATILLVAAEGKAVPTEGEQSGTQPQLSDYIRDAQTAISSLGTQIQEHLNLPNQEELANTFKEQSTNFANNVQAYLQNITDERKSVSLVTHRPHPHPHPHPHPHPHLYPYLYPHPHSHSHSHSHPYPDSLTSVYPHPCLLPHLQLYPCPPSSSLSTDGKTDLFDVKRSSVK, encoded by the exons ATGAGGTGCTTATTCGCGATTATTCTAGCCGCGACTATCCTTTTGGTCGCGGCAGAGGGCAAGGCTGTTCCAACCGAGGGCGAGCAGTCAGGCACGCAACCCCAATTGTCGGATTACATCCGGGACGCCCAAACTGCCATCAGCAGCTTGGGCACTCAGATTCAGGAGCATCTCAACTTGCCTAACCAAGAGGAACTTGCCAATACCTTCAAGGAGCAGAGCACCAATTTCGCCAACAATGTTCAGGCGTACCTGCAAAACATAACCGACGAG CGTAAGAGCGTCTCTCTGGTGACGCACCGCCCCCATCCCCACCCTCAtcctcaccctcaccctcaccctcacctTTACCCTTATCTTTACCCTCAccctcactctcactctcactctcactctcatcCTTACCCTGACTCTCTTACCTCTGTCTATCCGCACCCTTGTCTTCTTCCACATCTTCAGCTTTATCCCTGTCCCCCGTCCTCGTCCCTATCCACGGACGGGAAAACGGATCTTTTCGACGTCAAGCGGTCATCAGTCAAGTAG
- the LOC105204682 gene encoding uncharacterized protein LOC105204682, which translates to MSARFVKMEIFLLSLSVSVVMCMISLANAVEISTEPKLEKSTFTSTSLLKNEAQFQTEKTTSDIERSKRINRGFERVIEFVNVLGQMDNFVYDRTRNFIRKLNAIYDMDENERYRGFHS; encoded by the exons atgaGTGCGCGTTTCGTCAAAATGGAGATATTTCTTCTTTCATTGTCAGTGTCAGTTGTTATGTGTATG ATATCACTTGCAAACGCTGTCGAAATTTCGACCGAGCCGAAATTGGAAAAATCCACCTTCACGTCCACGAGTTTACTGAAGAATGAAGCGCAATTCCAAACGGAAAAAACCACATCCGATATTGAGAGATCCAAAAGGATAAATCGTGGATTTGAAAGAGTAATCGAATTCGTCAATGTTTTGGGACAAATGGACAATTTCGTTTACGACAGGACAAGGAACTTTATTCGCAAACTCAATGCGATTTACGATATGGATGAAAATGAAAGATATCGCGGATttcattcataa